CATACATCGAGCGCATGGCTTCCTTCTTTCACAGCCATGCGCTTCATCGTATCATTGCGCCATCTCGTATGCTGCTTAAAGCTTATCACGTTGTTCATAAAGTCATATTGACCTGATATTTTTTCAAAGACCGAATGGACCCGCTGTTCCTTTAATTGTTCCATCGCTTATCCTTCCTCCGGCAATAAATAGTGAGGTGCTTCAAGCAGTGCCCTCATTCTCTTTTCCATGACAGCTTTTAAAGTAGCCGGCTGCTTTTGTGTCTTAAGCTTGTGGCGTGCTAGCAGCAGATCATTTTTAATCTGATGGTGATAATCTGAAAAAAGAGGATCAGGGCATTGAGAAGCAGCAGAAACAAACAAGAACTCAGAGATAAACGGAATGAACTCTTCCTTGCCAAAGTGGCGTGCTACCCTTGTCAGGATACCAGCCTCCATGCTTTTGATTCCGTTTGTGATCTCATCAGGTTTTGATTGTTTGCTGTAAAAAAGCTTCATCTTGCTTTCGTTTACATCCTGAATCCCAAGTGAGAGTACCCGTATTAACGGAAGATCTTCACAGAGGGATAGCATAAAATAGTAGAGGCTGCTGTAATAGTCTCCCGCCAGAACGGTCAATTGCCGCTCTTTTACTTCGTCCTTTTGAATCTTCAGAATGTATTCATGCATATCGAGCGCACTCTGGACGAGTATGACGGCTGCGTAATATTCCTGCAATTCCTCGCCTTCATATCCGCTTTCTCTCAGAAGCGAATAGGCAATCAGGCATTTATCCTTATTGATCCGGGGAACATCGACATACTGCTTTAGAAAAGAATGTTCCATCGTTCGTAAAACATATTCATTTAACTTATTTATTTCATGGATGATCTTCATGTCCCTGCCCCCACATCCTGCAAATACAGCTTACTCTATCTATTATGTATTATATCATACCGGCCATTCAATAATTGTTCACGCCATAATGTATCAGGCGTAAAGAAAACTTGGCACGAGCCAAGCTTTATACTTCCGTGTCAACTTCACCGTGCCGTGTATAAATGACCGCCTTGCCTCTTACTTTAACCGCAGATGTATGCTCAGTGAACTGAGCGAGCATGACCTCTCCCTTATCAAGCTTCTCTGAATGGTGGAACCTGGTCTCAGTCCCCCTGGTCAAGCCAATCACGTTAACTCCGTTTTCTTTCGCTTTAATCACAAAAAACTCATTCTCGTTCATTTTTTCGTTCGTTTTCATGCCGCACACTCCGTTTCTTTTAAATTAACCGCGAATAAACGTGAGCACTTCTGCTCTTGCAGCCGCATCCTTAACAAAAATCCCTCTAACTGCAGATGTTATGGTTTTTGAGCCGGGCTTTTTCACTCCGCGCATGGTCATGCACATATGCTCAGCCTCGACAACGACGATCACACCATGAGGCTCAAGCGTCTCTACGAGCGCATCAGCAACATCTGATGTAATTCTTTCCTGAAGCTGCGGCCTGCGGGTGACTGCCTCAACAGCTCTTGCGAGTTTGCTCAGACCGGTTACTTTTCCTCCTCTTGGGATATAGCCGATATGCGCTTTTCCAAAGAAAGGAACAAGATGGTGTTCACACATGGAATAGAACGGAATGTCTTTCACGAGTACCAGCTCTTCATGATCCTCTCCGAAGATCGTAGCAAAGTGCTCTTTCGGATCCTGGTTCAGTCCCTGAAACACTTCCTGGTACATTTTCGCCACTCTTTTCGGTGTATCAACAAGTCCTTCACGCGACGGATCTTCTCCAATGGCCTCAAGGATCATGGTAACTGCCTGTTCAATTTTTGCCTGATCGAATTCCTTCACTGCGGTAGCCTCCATTTTCATTCCTGCAACGTTTCATGTAGGTTCATTTTCACGTTTGCTGTACGTTTTTCTAAAACCGATTCTAGCATATGTAACAAGCAATGGCAAAAAAGGAAAGCTCATTCCACACTTTTATCACAAAAATAAAAGAACCGCATAATGCGGTTCTTGCTTGCCCTATGTATAAGATTATTTTAGAGCATCCTTAAGGGCTTTTCCTGGTTTGAAAGCAGGCACTTTGCTTGCTGCGATTTCGATCTCTTCACCAGTTTGCGGGTTGCGACCCTTACGAGCAGCACGCTCACGAACTTCGAAGTTACCAAAACCGATAAGTTGTACCTTGTCACCTTCTTTAAGTGTTTCAGCGATCGCCTCGAATACTGCATCAACAGCTTTAGTGGCATCCTTTTTAGAAAGTTGAGTTTGTTCAGATACTGTATTTACAAGATCAGTCTTGTTCATTCCATTCACCTCCTCTCAAAGAATGCTATTATCTATGCATTTGTTTTTCGGCTGTCTTACTATCATAAAGCGCTGGGCCCTGTTTTATACAAGATTTACTAAATACTTTCGTAACAAGCCTTATATTAAACGATAAGTCATAAGAATTCAATATTTTTATCCGGAAAATAGCGAAAAGCCGACTTTTATAGGGTCTTTTTGCCTATTTCCAACAAAAAAGACTCCATTTAAGGAGCCTCTCATTATAAAATAATAGCGATTAATCCTCCAGAGCCTTCGTTTATAATGCGCTCAAGGGTTTCCTTCAGCTTGTATCTTGCATTCTCCGGCATGAGTGAAATTTTGCCCTGAATGCCTTCCCTTACGATGGAATTCAGCGATCGTCCAAAGATATCAGAGTTCCAGATGGATAGCGGATCCTCTTCAAAATCCTGCATAAGATACCTTACGAGTTCTTCGCTCTGTTTCTCTGTGCCGATGATCGGCGCAAATTCTGATTCCACATCAACTTTAATCATATGAATAGAAGGCGCTACCGCTTTCAGCCTGACGCCAAACCTGGAGCCTTGGCGGATGATTTCCGGTTCATCGAGGCTCATGTCGGTCAAGGCTGGAGCAGCTATTCCATAGCCTGTTTGTTTGACCATTCTCAGTGCATCTGCTACCTGGTCATATTCCTGCTTCGCATAGGCGAATTCTTGCATCAGCTGCAGCAAGTGATCTTTGCCCCTGATCTCTACTCCTACGACTTCTTTTAAGATCTGATCATAGAGGTCATCTGGAGCAAACAGGTCAATCTCTGCAATCCCCTGACCCATCTCAATGCCTGCAAGCCGTGCGTCGTCGATAAATTCGAAGTCGCTGAAGCTGCCTACTACCCGGTCGACATCCCTCAGCCTTTTGATATCCTTCACTGTTTCCCTTACTGCTTCTTCATAGCTTTCCCGCAGCCAATGTTCCTCCCTAAGCACCATGACCCAGCTTGGCAGGTTCACATTGACTTCAAGAACCGGGAACTCATACAGTACTTCTCTGAGAACATTGTTTATATCATGCTCTGTCATGCTCTCTACACTCATGGCCAGAACTGGAATATCATATTTCTCGCACAGTTCTTTGCGCAG
This genomic stretch from Fictibacillus marinisediminis harbors:
- a CDS encoding heptaprenyl diphosphate synthase component 1, translated to MKIIHEINKLNEYVLRTMEHSFLKQYVDVPRINKDKCLIAYSLLRESGYEGEELQEYYAAVILVQSALDMHEYILKIQKDEVKERQLTVLAGDYYSSLYYFMLSLCEDLPLIRVLSLGIQDVNESKMKLFYSKQSKPDEITNGIKSMEAGILTRVARHFGKEEFIPFISEFLFVSAASQCPDPLFSDYHHQIKNDLLLARHKLKTQKQPATLKAVMEKRMRALLEAPHYLLPEEG
- the mtrB gene encoding trp RNA-binding attenuation protein MtrB — its product is MKTNEKMNENEFFVIKAKENGVNVIGLTRGTETRFHHSEKLDKGEVMLAQFTEHTSAVKVRGKAVIYTRHGEVDTEV
- the folE gene encoding GTP cyclohydrolase I FolE, coding for MKEFDQAKIEQAVTMILEAIGEDPSREGLVDTPKRVAKMYQEVFQGLNQDPKEHFATIFGEDHEELVLVKDIPFYSMCEHHLVPFFGKAHIGYIPRGGKVTGLSKLARAVEAVTRRPQLQERITSDVADALVETLEPHGVIVVVEAEHMCMTMRGVKKPGSKTITSAVRGIFVKDAAARAEVLTFIRG
- a CDS encoding HU family DNA-binding protein, with translation MNKTDLVNTVSEQTQLSKKDATKAVDAVFEAIAETLKEGDKVQLIGFGNFEVRERAARKGRNPQTGEEIEIAASKVPAFKPGKALKDALK
- the spoIVA gene encoding stage IV sporulation protein A; this translates as MEKIDIFKDIAERTGGDIYLGVVGAVRTGKSTFIKRFMELVVLPNIQNDGERQRAQDELPQSAAGKTIMTTEPKFVPNNAVRIHVGEGLDVNVRLVDSVGYAVPSAKGYEDENGPRMIHTPWYDEPIPFHEAAEIGTRKVIQEHSTLGVVVTTDGSIGEIPRYDYIESEERVIDELKEVGKPFILVVNSVQPHHPDTEQLRKELCEKYDIPVLAMSVESMTEHDINNVLREVLYEFPVLEVNVNLPSWVMVLREEHWLRESYEEAVRETVKDIKRLRDVDRVVGSFSDFEFIDDARLAGIEMGQGIAEIDLFAPDDLYDQILKEVVGVEIRGKDHLLQLMQEFAYAKQEYDQVADALRMVKQTGYGIAAPALTDMSLDEPEIIRQGSRFGVRLKAVAPSIHMIKVDVESEFAPIIGTEKQSEELVRYLMQDFEEDPLSIWNSDIFGRSLNSIVREGIQGKISLMPENARYKLKETLERIINEGSGGLIAIIL